A single window of Senegalia massiliensis DNA harbors:
- a CDS encoding M16 family metallopeptidase → MYNKTKLSNGIRIITENIPYVNSISIGLWVESGSRYENKDNNGVSHFIEHILFKGTKNRTARDIAEQIDSVGGQMNAFTSKECTCFYIKILDNHIDLAIDILQDMLFNSTFDTNEIEKEKNVIIEEINMYEDAPEEIVHDLLSNTVFKKHPLSLPILGNKESITNLTKELIIDYFKKYYIPENIVISIVGNIDEQNILKTLEKNFGVWKSNKKKLTNKLVSPTIKRNIIYKDKDTEQLHLCLGLEGLKQSSKNIYSLLVLNNIFGGSMSSRLFQKVREDLGIAYSIYSYPSTYKDTGIFTIYAGLNPKHLVDVSKIIIDEIKEIKANIFSEEEIFKSKEQLKGNFILGLENTSSRMSSYGKSELLNSKIETPNEIINSINKVNKSSIREVIDNTFDIDNINIAYVGRLDNKNIKSELINIYKK, encoded by the coding sequence TTGTATAATAAAACAAAATTGTCAAATGGAATTAGAATAATAACTGAAAATATACCATATGTAAATTCTATATCAATTGGATTATGGGTTGAATCGGGCTCAAGGTATGAAAATAAAGATAATAATGGAGTTTCCCACTTTATTGAACATATTTTATTTAAAGGTACTAAAAATAGAACTGCCAGAGATATCGCAGAACAAATTGATTCAGTTGGAGGACAGATGAATGCCTTCACTAGTAAAGAATGTACTTGTTTTTACATAAAAATACTAGATAATCACATTGATTTAGCAATAGATATTTTACAAGATATGTTATTCAATTCAACTTTTGATACAAATGAGATAGAGAAAGAAAAAAATGTAATAATTGAAGAAATTAATATGTATGAAGATGCTCCAGAAGAAATAGTACATGATCTTTTATCAAATACTGTATTTAAAAAACACCCATTATCATTACCAATTTTAGGTAATAAGGAATCTATAACCAATTTAACTAAAGAGTTAATAATAGATTATTTCAAAAAGTATTATATTCCAGAAAATATTGTTATTTCTATTGTTGGAAACATAGATGAACAAAATATTTTAAAAACTTTAGAAAAAAACTTTGGAGTGTGGAAATCTAATAAAAAAAAGTTAACAAATAAATTGGTAAGTCCTACAATAAAAAGAAATATTATATATAAAGATAAAGATACTGAACAGCTTCATCTTTGTTTAGGTTTGGAGGGGTTAAAGCAATCTTCTAAAAATATATATTCTTTATTAGTATTGAATAATATCTTTGGAGGTAGTATGAGTTCTAGGCTATTTCAAAAAGTAAGAGAAGACTTAGGTATAGCATATTCTATTTACTCATATCCATCAACTTATAAAGATACTGGAATATTTACTATTTATGCAGGTTTAAATCCTAAACATTTAGTTGATGTATCAAAAATAATTATTGATGAAATAAAGGAAATAAAAGCAAATATTTTTTCGGAAGAAGAAATATTTAAATCCAAAGAACAATTAAAAGGTAATTTCATATTAGGGTTAGAAAATACTTCTAGTAGAATGAGTTCCTATGGAAAGTCCGAATTATTAAATAGTAAAATAGAAACACCTAATGAAATTATAAATAGTATAAATAAAGTAAATAAAAGTTCTATTAGAGAAGTAATAGATAATACTTTCGATATTGATAATATTAATATTGCATATGTAGGAAGATTAGATAATAAGAATATTAAATCAGAATTAATTAATATATATAAGAAGTAG
- a CDS encoding YlmC/YmxH family sporulation protein produces the protein MKIYDIGNKKNVTLSELGGKEIVNLNDGGRLGIIADSDILIDESTGNIEALLVPDSRGQFKFFGEKKEITIPWKSIRKIGEDMIIIELNY, from the coding sequence ATGAAAATATACGATATAGGAAACAAAAAAAATGTTACACTTAGTGAATTAGGAGGGAAAGAAATTGTAAATTTAAACGATGGAGGAAGGCTTGGAATAATAGCAGATTCAGATATATTAATTGATGAGAGCACAGGAAATATAGAAGCTCTATTAGTACCGGATTCAAGAGGTCAATTTAAATTTTTTGGTGAAAAAAAAGAAATTACTATACCGTGGAAAAGTATTAGAAAAATTGGTGAAGATATGATTATAATAGAATTAAATTATTAA
- a CDS encoding ClpP family protease, which produces MDKNKDSKKDENKIIESIETLGVSNIPTSKGDIHFTSIIGEIEGHNISPPQKKSTKYEHIIPQLISVQRNEDIKGLLVILNTLGGDVEAGLAISEMIKSIDKPTVSLVLGGSHSIGIPLATATDYSFITPTATMTLHPIRMTGLVIGVPQTFRYLQKMQERISNFILRSTDISLENLQKLMYDTDEIANDVGTILVGEEAVNYGLINQVGGLNAAIKKLESLINEN; this is translated from the coding sequence GTGGATAAAAATAAAGATTCAAAAAAAGATGAAAATAAAATTATAGAATCAATTGAAACATTAGGTGTAAGTAATATACCAACTAGTAAAGGAGACATTCATTTTACATCAATAATAGGTGAAATAGAAGGACATAATATTTCACCTCCTCAAAAAAAATCTACAAAGTATGAGCACATAATTCCCCAACTCATTTCTGTTCAAAGAAATGAAGATATAAAAGGATTACTAGTTATTTTAAATACATTAGGAGGAGATGTTGAAGCAGGACTTGCAATATCTGAAATGATTAAAAGTATAGATAAACCAACAGTATCTCTTGTCCTCGGTGGTAGTCACAGTATAGGTATACCTCTTGCTACGGCTACTGATTATTCATTTATTACACCTACTGCCACTATGACTTTACATCCAATAAGAATGACAGGACTTGTCATAGGTGTTCCTCAAACATTTAGATATCTCCAAAAAATGCAAGAAAGAATTTCTAATTTCATATTAAGAAGCACTGATATTTCACTAGAAAATTTACAAAAGCTTATGTATGATACAGATGAAATAGCTAATGATGTAGGAACTATATTAGTGGGAGAAGAAGCTGTAAATTATGGACTAATAAATCAAGTAGGAGGATTAAATGCTGCTATTAAAAAATTGGAATCCTTAATAAATGAAAACTAA
- a CDS encoding FtsK/SpoIIIE family DNA translocase — protein MSTKSKKNKKNRKSHNTQINKEVIGILIISFSILLLYSMNTNSKGIIAKFIGNKTWQLIGSGGYIFPYLIMIIGILYLINKLEIYKTQKSIFIIIAFITLITLFDIKFLPTIEGLDISDRIKISIEGSMLSFHRSGGIIGSIFAYLFLKLFGKIGSYLILFTLLIIFVLSITNISIVELLYKIIGFSKNNIETILQKLIKHKNNKKKNNKTKSKHKPKVINDKKIDTKKEKNINNKIKILDYTKNEYKKEKNINDLPKLKDDNKSIKDNTLNNNTNDENSTNNIKISETQYNEYDFPSLNILKKSNIIQDKKENKAVLNNAKKLENILDNFGISAEVTQISKGPTITRYELQPAPGIKVSRIVNLSDDLALGLASSDIRIEAPIPGKAAIGIEVPNNDKSNVNLRDVLESSEYKNINTKLSFALGKDIAGKPIVANIEKMPHLLIAGATGSGKSVCINTLITSILYKSKPDEVKLLMIDPKVVELSIYNGIPHLLIPVVTDPKKASFALNWAVQEMNKRYSLFAENSVRDIKSYNEKTKEDENINKLPQIVVIIDELADLMMVSPGEVEDSICRLAQMARAAGIHLIVATQRPSVDIITGTIKANIPSRISFAVSSQADSRTILDMGGAEKLLGKGDMLFYPVGASKPKRLQGAYIDEKEVENIVTFLKKENKADYQEEIIDNIEKDVNTIFDDSDELLPAAIDLVIDEGQASISYLQRKLKIGYSRAARIVDEMEDRGIVGPHEGSKPRKVLVTKEEIES, from the coding sequence ATGAGTACAAAGTCAAAAAAAAACAAAAAAAATAGAAAATCTCATAACACTCAAATTAATAAAGAAGTTATAGGAATATTAATAATATCTTTTTCTATATTACTACTATATAGTATGAATACTAATTCAAAAGGTATAATTGCTAAGTTTATTGGAAATAAAACTTGGCAACTTATAGGTTCAGGTGGTTACATATTCCCTTATTTAATTATGATTATAGGAATCCTATATTTAATAAATAAATTAGAAATTTATAAAACTCAAAAAAGTATATTTATAATTATTGCATTTATAACATTAATTACATTATTTGATATAAAATTTTTACCAACAATAGAAGGGTTAGATATATCTGATAGAATTAAAATATCTATAGAAGGTTCCATGTTATCATTTCATAGAAGTGGAGGAATTATTGGATCTATATTTGCCTATTTATTTTTAAAGTTATTTGGAAAAATCGGATCATATTTAATATTATTTACACTATTAATAATATTTGTACTAAGTATTACTAATATAAGTATAGTTGAATTATTATATAAAATAATAGGATTTAGTAAAAATAATATTGAAACAATATTACAAAAATTAATTAAACATAAAAATAACAAAAAAAAGAATAATAAAACTAAATCAAAGCATAAACCTAAAGTTATAAATGATAAAAAGATAGATACTAAAAAAGAAAAAAATATAAATAACAAAATAAAGATACTAGATTATACAAAAAATGAATATAAAAAAGAAAAAAATATTAATGACTTACCTAAACTTAAAGATGATAATAAATCTATAAAAGATAATACTCTTAATAATAATACTAATGATGAAAACTCTACTAATAATATAAAAATATCTGAGACTCAATATAATGAGTATGATTTTCCATCATTAAATATTTTGAAAAAGAGTAATATAATACAAGATAAAAAAGAAAATAAAGCTGTTCTAAATAATGCTAAAAAACTAGAAAATATTTTAGATAATTTTGGTATTTCTGCAGAGGTTACACAAATAAGCAAAGGTCCTACTATAACTAGATATGAACTACAACCTGCACCTGGAATAAAAGTAAGTAGAATTGTTAATTTATCTGATGATTTAGCTTTAGGATTAGCTTCTTCTGATATTAGAATAGAAGCCCCTATACCTGGAAAAGCTGCTATAGGAATCGAAGTACCTAATAACGATAAATCTAATGTTAACTTAAGAGATGTACTAGAATCAAGTGAATATAAAAATATTAATACTAAGTTATCATTTGCATTAGGAAAAGATATTGCAGGTAAACCTATTGTAGCAAATATAGAAAAAATGCCACATTTACTTATAGCAGGAGCAACAGGCTCTGGTAAGTCTGTTTGTATAAATACTCTAATAACTAGCATACTTTATAAATCAAAACCTGATGAAGTAAAATTATTAATGATAGACCCTAAAGTAGTTGAACTGAGTATATATAATGGTATACCACACCTTCTTATACCAGTAGTTACAGATCCTAAAAAAGCGTCTTTTGCTTTGAATTGGGCTGTTCAAGAAATGAATAAAAGGTATAGCTTATTTGCTGAAAATAGCGTTAGAGATATAAAGAGTTATAATGAAAAAACTAAAGAAGATGAAAATATTAATAAATTACCACAAATAGTAGTTATAATTGATGAATTAGCTGATTTAATGATGGTTTCACCTGGGGAAGTAGAAGATAGTATATGTAGATTAGCTCAAATGGCTAGAGCGGCAGGGATTCACTTAATTGTAGCTACTCAAAGACCTTCAGTAGATATTATCACGGGGACAATAAAAGCAAATATTCCTTCTAGAATATCATTTGCTGTTTCATCTCAAGCTGATTCAAGAACTATACTAGATATGGGTGGAGCAGAAAAATTATTAGGAAAAGGAGATATGCTCTTTTATCCTGTAGGTGCATCTAAACCAAAAAGATTACAAGGTGCATATATTGATGAAAAAGAAGTAGAAAATATTGTAACTTTCTTAAAAAAAGAAAATAAAGCAGACTATCAAGAGGAAATAATTGATAATATTGAAAAAGATGTAAATACTATATTTGATGATTCTGATGAATTATTACCTGCTGCTATTGATTTAGTAATAGATGAAGGACAGGCTTCTATTTCATACTTACAAAGAAAGTTAAAAATTGGTTATTCTAGAGCTGCAAGAATTGTTGATGAAATGGAAGATAGAGGTATTGTTGGTCCTCATGAAGGAAGTAAACCAAGAAAAGTATTAGTTACAAAAGAGGAAATTGAAAGTTAA
- the mnmH gene encoding tRNA 2-selenouridine(34) synthase MnmH, with amino-acid sequence MIKRINYKDIKNDKNIVYIDVRSPKEYEEDTIPNSINIPILNNKEREEIGYIYTQVNKDEARRLGLKYASNKLINYYDEINKIINSNKKAVLFCYRGGMRSSSIAKVLDILNMPIYVIDGGYKEYRNYVINNLNSYDEKFKFIVLHGYTGVGKTEGLKKLELKGHEVLDLENIAQNSGSVFGNIFYKNKSSNQKKFESLLLNKFLSFNSNFIFVESESKRIGNSIIPDFLYNNIQKGYHILIQTNLNNRIKTIENDYLNNKINNNDLVIKAIRNLKKRLGKKITVELEKQFINGNYKYVIKELMLNYYDPLYNHSINKITEYDMVINYDDINELTKELIDFKSKLKER; translated from the coding sequence ATGATAAAAAGAATAAATTATAAAGATATCAAAAATGATAAAAATATAGTATATATAGATGTAAGAAGTCCAAAAGAATATGAAGAAGATACTATTCCAAATTCTATTAATATACCAATTTTAAATAACAAAGAAAGAGAAGAAATAGGATATATCTATACTCAAGTTAATAAAGATGAAGCTAGAAGATTGGGATTAAAATATGCTTCTAATAAATTAATAAATTACTATGATGAAATCAACAAAATAATAAATTCAAATAAAAAAGCAGTATTATTTTGTTATAGAGGTGGAATGAGAAGTAGCTCTATAGCTAAAGTTTTAGACATTTTAAATATGCCTATATATGTTATAGATGGAGGATATAAAGAATATAGAAATTATGTTATAAATAATTTAAATTCTTACGATGAAAAATTTAAATTTATAGTACTTCATGGATATACTGGTGTAGGTAAAACAGAAGGTTTAAAAAAACTTGAATTAAAAGGACATGAAGTACTAGATTTAGAAAATATTGCACAAAACAGTGGATCTGTTTTTGGAAATATTTTTTATAAAAATAAATCTAGCAATCAAAAAAAATTTGAATCTTTATTATTAAATAAATTTTTAAGTTTTAATAGTAATTTTATATTTGTTGAAAGTGAAAGCAAAAGGATTGGTAATTCTATTATACCTGATTTTTTATATAATAATATTCAAAAGGGATATCACATTTTAATACAAACAAATTTAAATAATAGAATAAAAACTATAGAAAATGATTATTTAAATAATAAAATAAACAATAATGATTTAGTTATAAAAGCAATAAGGAATTTAAAAAAGCGCTTAGGTAAAAAAATAACTGTAGAATTAGAAAAACAATTTATTAATGGTAACTACAAATATGTAATTAAAGAATTAATGTTGAATTATTATGATCCGCTTTACAATCATTCCATAAACAAAATAACTGAATATGATATGGTTATTAATTATGATGATATAAATGAATTAACAAAAGAATTAATAGATTTTAAATCTAAATTAAAGGAGAGATAA
- the rimO gene encoding 30S ribosomal protein S12 methylthiotransferase RimO translates to MSKNIAIISLGCSKNLVDSELIIGSLNEEGYSVVNELDNANIIIINTCGFIDAAKEESIDTILEMAEYKKHGECNMLIVAGCLSERYKKMLIDEIPEIDALVGTGNIKDISYIIKNYNDKKIIKVGNIDNNYLEENPRIPLEPSVTSYIKISEGCDNYCTYCIIPKLRGKYKSRKMDSIIKEANELVKRGTREIILIAQDTTKYGIDLYDKYKLPELLDELNKIEKLKWIRILYMYPETFSNELINSINNNDKVLKYVDIPIQHISNNILKRMNRNTDKDSIKQLINNLRTKIPNIIIRTTLMVGFPGETKDDFNELYDFVKNIKFDRLGVFTYSDQEGTAANNFKDQIDESVKLERKNILMELQQQISQELLHEKINKNYEVLIEESLEDENLLIGRTYMDAPEIDGYVYINSDLQRNINIGEFVKVNIKDSFEYDLKGEILDEFSK, encoded by the coding sequence ATGTCAAAAAATATAGCAATTATATCCCTAGGTTGTTCAAAGAACTTAGTTGACTCAGAATTAATAATAGGTTCATTGAATGAGGAAGGATACAGTGTTGTTAATGAACTAGATAATGCAAATATTATTATAATTAATACTTGTGGATTTATCGACGCTGCTAAAGAAGAATCAATAGACACAATTTTAGAGATGGCTGAATATAAAAAACATGGTGAATGTAATATGTTAATTGTAGCAGGTTGTCTAAGCGAAAGATATAAAAAAATGCTTATTGATGAAATACCAGAGATCGATGCATTGGTGGGGACTGGAAATATAAAAGATATTTCATATATTATAAAAAATTATAATGATAAAAAGATAATTAAAGTAGGAAATATTGATAACAATTACTTAGAAGAAAATCCTAGAATACCTTTAGAACCTAGTGTAACATCCTACATAAAAATATCAGAAGGATGTGATAATTATTGTACTTATTGTATTATTCCTAAACTAAGAGGAAAATATAAAAGTAGAAAAATGGATTCAATAATAAAAGAAGCAAATGAATTAGTAAAAAGGGGTACAAGAGAGATAATATTAATTGCTCAAGATACTACTAAATATGGAATTGATTTATATGATAAATATAAATTGCCTGAGTTATTAGATGAATTAAATAAAATCGAAAAATTAAAATGGATAAGAATATTATATATGTATCCTGAAACTTTTTCTAATGAGCTAATAAACTCAATAAATAATAATGATAAAGTTTTAAAATATGTTGATATTCCTATTCAACATATAAGCAATAATATTTTAAAAAGAATGAATAGAAATACAGATAAAGATTCTATTAAACAACTGATAAATAATTTAAGAACAAAAATTCCTAATATAATAATTAGAACTACATTAATGGTAGGTTTTCCAGGTGAAACTAAAGACGACTTTAATGAGCTATATGATTTTGTGAAAAATATAAAATTTGATCGTTTAGGAGTATTTACATACTCTGACCAAGAAGGAACTGCAGCAAATAATTTTAAAGATCAAATAGATGAATCAGTAAAACTTGAAAGAAAAAATATTTTAATGGAACTTCAGCAACAAATATCTCAAGAACTATTACATGAAAAAATAAATAAAAATTATGAAGTATTAATAGAAGAAAGTTTAGAAGATGAAAATCTTCTTATAGGGAGAACATATATGGATGCTCCAGAAATAGATGGATATGTATATATAAATTCAGACCTTCAAAGAAATATTAATATAGGAGAATTTGTAAAAGTTAATATAAAAGATAGTTTTGAATATGATTTAAAAGGAGAAATTTTAGATGAATTTAGCAAATAA
- the pgsA gene encoding CDP-diacylglycerol--glycerol-3-phosphate 3-phosphatidyltransferase has protein sequence MNLANKLTLFRIFLVPVFMVFLLVDTIPNGKIISAFIFIIAALTDMLDGHIARSRNLITKFGKFMDPLADKLLVSSALISLTELGIIPAWIVIVIIAREFAITGLRTLGASEGVTIAASKWGKVKTITQLIAITSILLENFPFNYLNFPFDKIMLYLAVIFTIVSGVDYIYKNINLLKIQN, from the coding sequence ATGAATTTAGCAAATAAACTTACATTATTTAGAATATTTTTAGTGCCAGTATTTATGGTATTTTTATTAGTTGATACCATTCCAAATGGAAAGATCATATCAGCATTTATATTTATTATTGCTGCGTTAACAGATATGTTAGATGGGCATATAGCAAGAAGTAGAAATTTAATTACTAAGTTTGGAAAGTTCATGGACCCTCTTGCAGATAAGCTTTTAGTTTCTTCTGCTTTAATATCTTTAACAGAGTTAGGAATTATACCTGCTTGGATTGTAATAGTTATAATTGCTAGAGAGTTTGCTATAACAGGACTAAGAACTCTTGGTGCATCAGAAGGGGTTACTATTGCAGCTAGTAAGTGGGGTAAAGTAAAAACTATAACACAATTAATCGCTATAACAAGTATTTTGTTAGAAAATTTTCCTTTTAATTATTTAAATTTTCCTTTTGATAAAATAATGTTATATTTAGCTGTAATATTTACTATAGTTTCTGGTGTAGATTATATCTATAAAAATATTAATTTGTTAAAAATACAAAATTAA
- a CDS encoding competence/damage-inducible protein A: MDSIIINIGDEILDGDILNTNGQYISRNLKDINISVKRNHIIKDEINSIVEITKKSLKDSDIVIITGGLGPTDDDITREAVSKALNYNLYLDEVLLQNLELKFSKNNYIMTKNNIKQAYRIENSTVIPNEKGTAPGMFIKKNNKYIFLLPGPPKELKSMFDRIVEKHLQNLSDKKIYSKTIKTIGIGESQLEEKIKPYFSDNIKIGTYAYNGIVDIKITSYNKILSQAKENVDKFLESINIEKFIWGYDDDTLEKLVFDLLKKHRLKIGFAESLTGGLISSKFTKLSGISEVFPLGLVTYSNESKINLLDVKKLTLQNHGAVSEKVALEMCTGLINKYNLDISLSVTGIAGPTGNTKNKPIGLVYIGIADKNNSLCKKIVLNGDRIHIQNKTSLYAFNELRKFLIKKFE; the protein is encoded by the coding sequence ATGGATTCTATAATTATAAATATAGGTGATGAAATACTAGATGGAGACATATTAAATACAAATGGTCAATATATATCTAGAAACTTAAAAGATATAAATATCTCAGTTAAAAGAAATCACATTATTAAAGATGAGATTAATTCAATTGTTGAGATAACGAAAAAGTCATTAAAAGATTCTGACATAGTAATTATAACAGGAGGTTTAGGTCCAACTGATGATGATATTACTAGAGAAGCTGTTTCAAAAGCTTTAAATTATAACTTATATTTAGATGAAGTACTATTACAAAATTTAGAATTGAAATTTAGTAAAAATAACTATATTATGACAAAAAACAACATCAAACAAGCTTATAGAATTGAAAATTCTACTGTAATTCCAAATGAAAAAGGTACTGCACCTGGTATGTTTATTAAAAAAAATAATAAATATATTTTTTTACTACCTGGGCCACCTAAGGAATTAAAATCTATGTTTGATAGAATAGTTGAGAAACATTTACAGAATTTATCTGACAAAAAAATATATAGTAAAACTATTAAAACAATAGGCATTGGAGAATCTCAATTAGAAGAAAAAATTAAGCCTTATTTTAGTGATAATATAAAGATAGGAACATATGCATATAATGGTATTGTTGATATAAAAATTACATCATATAATAAAATACTATCTCAGGCCAAAGAAAATGTAGATAAATTTTTAGAGAGTATAAATATTGAAAAATTTATATGGGGATATGATGATGATACTTTAGAAAAATTAGTTTTTGATTTATTAAAAAAGCATAGATTAAAAATTGGTTTTGCAGAGTCCTTAACAGGAGGGTTAATAAGTAGTAAATTTACAAAGCTATCGGGAATATCAGAAGTATTTCCTTTAGGCTTAGTAACTTATAGTAATGAATCTAAGATAAATTTATTAGATGTAAAAAAATTAACTTTACAAAATCATGGTGCTGTAAGTGAAAAAGTGGCTTTAGAAATGTGTACAGGTTTAATAAATAAATATAACCTAGATATTTCTCTTTCAGTTACTGGCATAGCAGGTCCCACTGGCAATACAAAAAATAAACCTATAGGACTTGTATACATAGGTATTGCTGATAAAAACAATAGTCTTTGTAAAAAAATTGTTTTAAATGGGGATAGAATTCATATACAAAATAAAACTAGTTTATATGCATTCAATGAATTGAGGAAATTTCTAATAAAAAAATTCGAATAA
- the recA gene encoding recombinase RecA, with protein MMEKKKALEMAINQIEKQFGKGSIMMLGEDAKLNVDSISTGSLELDIALGIGGLPKGRVIEIYGPESSGKTTVALHAVAEAQKKGGTAAFIDAEHALDPAYAKNLGVDVENLIVSQPDTGEQALEIAEALVRSGAVDIVVVDSVAALVPKAEIEGEMGASHVGLQARLMSQALRKLAGAIKKSNTIAIFINQLREKVGVMFGNPETTPGGRALKFYASVRLDVRRIETLKQGDNMIGNRTRVKIVKNKVAPPFKKAEFDIMYGEGISKEGNILDVAVSADIINKAGSWYSYGDQRLGQGRENAKDYLKENPETSEEIEKKVREYYGLIQDNSEEVDKDKDKDKKTKKK; from the coding sequence ATGATGGAAAAAAAGAAAGCTTTAGAAATGGCAATTAATCAAATTGAAAAACAATTTGGAAAAGGATCAATTATGATGTTAGGAGAAGATGCTAAACTTAATGTTGATTCTATTTCTACTGGTTCTTTAGAACTAGATATAGCATTAGGTATAGGAGGACTACCTAAAGGAAGAGTAATTGAAATATATGGACCTGAATCTTCAGGTAAAACTACAGTTGCATTACATGCTGTAGCTGAGGCACAAAAAAAAGGAGGTACAGCTGCATTCATAGATGCTGAACATGCTTTAGATCCTGCTTATGCTAAAAACTTAGGGGTGGATGTGGAAAATTTAATTGTTTCACAACCAGATACAGGAGAACAAGCACTTGAGATAGCAGAAGCATTAGTAAGAAGTGGAGCTGTTGATATAGTTGTTGTGGATTCTGTTGCTGCCCTAGTTCCTAAGGCGGAAATAGAAGGAGAAATGGGTGCTAGCCATGTAGGTCTACAAGCTAGACTTATGTCTCAAGCTCTTAGAAAGTTGGCTGGAGCAATAAAAAAATCAAACACTATTGCTATATTTATAAATCAATTGAGAGAAAAAGTAGGAGTTATGTTTGGAAATCCTGAAACAACTCCTGGAGGTAGAGCACTTAAATTTTATGCATCTGTTAGATTGGATGTTAGAAGAATAGAAACATTAAAACAAGGCGATAATATGATTGGTAATAGAACAAGAGTAAAAATAGTAAAAAACAAAGTTGCTCCACCTTTCAAAAAAGCTGAGTTTGACATTATGTATGGAGAGGGAATATCTAAGGAAGGAAACATTTTAGATGTTGCTGTATCAGCTGATATTATTAATAAAGCTGGTTCTTGGTATAGTTATGGAGATCAAAGACTAGGCCAAGGTAGAGAAAATGCAAAAGATTATCTAAAAGAAAATCCTGAAACATCAGAAGAAATTGAAAAAAAAGTACGTGAATACTATGGCCTAATTCAAGATAACTCTGAAGAAGTAGATAAAGATAAAGATAAAGATAAAAAAACTAAGAAAAAATAA
- a CDS encoding metallophosphoesterase family protein encodes MKILYFTDTHIRGATPKNRKDNFLETLENKFNELVKVIEDNDIDYVLHGGDLFDRPDISPSIVRKFAMILNKIKVPIYSIAGNHDIYGHNPNTINRTMLGLFDGIGILRLINENDSVIIEKNNLKVQITGSPYKYGIDSSDDKSMYLLDEKNESVDFAIHLTHGMLLDKPFIKGVPHTLIDDILHTKADITLCAHYHSGFGIKEYDNKYFINPGSLVRITNSLKEIDRMPRAVIIDLNNKDINLEFYYLKSAQIGEDVLDRSIVEKNIFRSEKIVQFKQSIDSSQDFDKLNINHILSNLTNTENIDENIKKEAIKRIEYAQIELSGEDD; translated from the coding sequence TTGAAGATTTTATATTTTACTGATACACATATAAGGGGTGCTACACCTAAAAATAGAAAAGACAACTTTTTAGAAACATTAGAAAATAAATTTAATGAACTAGTAAAAGTTATTGAAGATAATGATATAGATTATGTTTTACATGGTGGTGATTTATTTGATAGACCAGATATCTCACCTTCTATTGTAAGAAAATTTGCTATGATATTAAATAAAATAAAAGTTCCAATATATTCGATTGCTGGTAACCATGACATATATGGTCATAATCCAAACACTATAAATAGAACTATGTTAGGCTTGTTTGATGGTATAGGAATTTTAAGACTTATAAATGAAAACGATAGTGTAATTATTGAAAAAAATAATCTTAAAGTTCAAATTACTGGTAGTCCATATAAATATGGAATAGATTCAAGTGATGATAAATCTATGTATTTATTAGATGAGAAAAATGAATCTGTGGATTTTGCAATACATTTAACTCATGGAATGCTATTAGACAAACCTTTTATTAAAGGAGTTCCTCATACATTAATTGATGATATTCTACATACTAAAGCAGATATCACTTTGTGTGCTCATTATCATTCTGGGTTTGGAATAAAGGAATATGATAATAAATACTTTATAAATCCAGGAAGTCTAGTAAGAATAACTAATAGCTTAAAAGAAATAGATAGAATGCCTAGAGCAGTTATAATTGATTTAAATAATAAAGATATAAATTTAGAGTTTTACTATTTAAAATCAGCTCAAATTGGTGAAGATGTATTAGATAGAAGTATTGTTGAAAAAAACATCTTTAGAAGTGAAAAGATAGTACAATTTAAACAATCAATAGATTCTTCTCAAGATTTTGATAAATTAAATATAAATCATATATTAAGTAATCTCACGAATACAGAAAATATTGATGAAAATATAAAAAAAGAAGCAATAAAAAGAATTGAATATGCTCAAATAGAATTAAGTGGAGAAGATGATTAA